From Streptomyces sp. GSL17-111, one genomic window encodes:
- a CDS encoding hydrogenase expression protein HypE: MTTTETAPSGTGVEEVHILWTSEGMSCDGDTVSVTAASLPSLEDVVLGAIPGLPKVHLHNKVLAYETGDDFMEVFHRASRGELEHPFVLVVEGSIPNENINGDGYWTSMGNDPDTGEPRPLNDWLDLLAPQAYAVVAIGTCATYGGIHAMAGNPTGCMGLADYLGWDFRSAGGLPIVNVPGCPVQPDNFMETLTWLLHQAAGLAPTIPLDEQLRPTWLFGKTVHEGCDRAAYYEQGDFAKDYNSPKCQVKIGCWGPVVNCNVTKRGWMDGVGGCPNVGGICIGCTMPGFPDKFMPFMDEPPGGSVSSGLLSSTYGPLVRSLRSITNRTANHEPKWRHNRAELTSGYAPRWTGR; encoded by the coding sequence ATGACGACCACCGAAACGGCCCCCAGCGGCACGGGCGTGGAAGAGGTGCACATCCTGTGGACCTCCGAGGGCATGAGCTGTGACGGCGACACCGTCTCCGTCACCGCCGCCTCGCTGCCCAGCCTGGAGGACGTCGTCCTCGGCGCCATCCCCGGCCTGCCCAAGGTCCACCTCCACAACAAGGTGCTCGCCTACGAGACGGGCGACGACTTCATGGAGGTCTTCCACCGGGCCTCGCGCGGCGAGTTGGAGCATCCCTTCGTCCTCGTCGTCGAGGGCTCCATCCCCAACGAGAACATCAACGGCGATGGCTACTGGACGTCGATGGGCAACGACCCCGACACCGGCGAACCCCGCCCGCTCAACGACTGGCTCGACCTCCTGGCGCCGCAGGCCTACGCCGTCGTCGCCATCGGCACCTGCGCCACCTACGGCGGCATCCACGCCATGGCCGGGAACCCCACCGGCTGCATGGGCCTGGCCGACTACCTCGGCTGGGACTTCCGCTCGGCGGGCGGCCTGCCGATCGTCAACGTCCCCGGCTGCCCCGTCCAGCCGGACAACTTCATGGAGACCCTCACCTGGCTGCTCCACCAGGCCGCCGGGCTGGCCCCCACCATCCCGCTCGACGAACAGCTGCGCCCCACCTGGCTGTTCGGCAAGACGGTCCACGAGGGCTGCGACCGCGCCGCCTACTACGAGCAGGGCGACTTCGCCAAGGACTACAACTCGCCGAAGTGCCAGGTGAAGATCGGCTGCTGGGGCCCCGTCGTCAACTGCAACGTCACCAAGCGCGGCTGGATGGACGGCGTCGGCGGCTGCCCGAACGTCGGCGGCATCTGCATCGGCTGCACGATGCCCGGCTTCCCCGACAAGTTCATGCCCTTCATGGACGAGCCGCCCGGCGGCAGCGTCTCCTCCGGCCTGCTCAGCAGCACCTACGGGCCCCTCGTCCGCTCCCTGCGCTCCATCACCAACCGCACCGCGAACCACGAGCCCAAATGGCGCCACAACCGGGCGGAGCTGACCTCCGGCTACGCCCCGCGGTGGACGGGCCGCTGA
- a CDS encoding hydrogenase maturation protein — protein sequence MRILLLASAFNSLTQRVFTELVDRGHAVAVELAATTGPGTEAEAVRRHTPDLVLAPMLTSVLPPEVWSAVPCLIVHPGPPGDRGPSALDRALADGVDTWGVTVLQAEAELDAGPVWASASFPVHAGPGKSDVYRGELADAAVTAVLSAVERFSSGAGPLPGDPGASGLGWRPYLRQEDRRIDWFTEPTASVLRTLRAADSRPGVLDTLLGAEWYLHGGHREDTLRGLPGEVVATREGAVCRATVDGAVWIPELRARRRPQGPPTWRLPATTALGERLPADVPEVPAPLWPRAGDADRTWAEIRYDEDGSAGFLRFSFPGGAMSTDQCRRLLAAYRFACARPTDVLVLGPARDFFSNGIHLGVIEAAEDPAAESWANIRAIDDLVEAVVTTTDRLVVSALPGNAAAGGVMLALAADEVWCREGAVLNPHYRLMGLTGSELWTYLLPRRVGAEGTRRLMRAALPLSAATGHRAGLVDRVVEATPAGFASEVARLAVRLTRSAHLPARVAEKKALRERDEAVRRLADHRAEELAAMRRTFLDPGAPYHALRSAFVRKARPAGTPEHLARYTTAGYAPSRVSDL from the coding sequence ATGCGCATCCTGCTGCTCGCCAGCGCGTTCAACAGCCTGACCCAACGCGTCTTCACCGAGCTGGTGGACCGCGGCCACGCCGTGGCGGTGGAGCTGGCGGCCACCACCGGTCCCGGGACGGAGGCGGAGGCGGTGCGGCGGCACACGCCGGACCTCGTCCTCGCGCCGATGCTGACGAGCGTCCTGCCGCCCGAGGTGTGGTCGGCGGTGCCCTGCCTGATCGTGCATCCGGGCCCGCCCGGGGACCGGGGGCCGTCCGCGCTGGACCGGGCCCTGGCGGACGGCGTCGACACGTGGGGGGTCACCGTCCTCCAGGCGGAGGCCGAGCTGGACGCCGGGCCGGTGTGGGCGTCGGCGTCCTTCCCGGTGCACGCCGGGCCCGGCAAGAGCGACGTCTACCGGGGCGAGCTGGCCGACGCCGCCGTGACGGCCGTGCTGAGCGCCGTCGAGCGGTTCTCCTCCGGCGCCGGGCCGCTGCCCGGCGACCCCGGCGCGTCCGGCCTGGGCTGGCGGCCGTACCTGCGTCAGGAGGACCGCCGCATCGACTGGTTCACCGAGCCGACGGCATCGGTGCTGCGCACCCTGCGGGCGGCCGACTCCCGGCCGGGCGTGCTCGACACCCTCCTCGGCGCCGAGTGGTACCTGCACGGCGGCCATCGGGAGGACACCCTGCGCGGCCTGCCGGGGGAGGTCGTCGCGACGCGCGAGGGGGCCGTCTGCCGGGCGACGGTCGACGGCGCGGTCTGGATCCCGGAGCTGCGCGCCCGCCGCCGTCCGCAGGGCCCGCCCACCTGGCGGCTGCCCGCCACCACGGCCCTCGGCGAGCGGCTGCCGGCGGACGTGCCCGAGGTCCCGGCCCCGCTGTGGCCGCGCGCCGGTGACGCCGACCGCACGTGGGCGGAGATCCGGTACGACGAGGACGGTTCGGCGGGCTTCCTGCGGTTCTCCTTCCCCGGCGGTGCGATGAGCACCGACCAGTGCCGACGGCTGCTGGCGGCCTACCGGTTCGCCTGCGCGCGGCCCACGGACGTCCTCGTGCTCGGCCCGGCCCGGGACTTCTTCTCCAACGGCATCCACCTGGGCGTCATCGAGGCCGCCGAGGACCCGGCGGCGGAGTCCTGGGCGAACATCCGGGCCATCGACGACCTGGTGGAGGCCGTCGTGACGACCACCGACCGGCTCGTCGTCTCCGCGCTGCCGGGGAACGCCGCCGCCGGTGGTGTGATGCTGGCGCTCGCGGCGGACGAGGTGTGGTGCCGGGAGGGCGCCGTGCTGAACCCGCACTACCGGCTGATGGGGCTGACCGGCTCGGAGCTGTGGACGTACCTCCTGCCGCGCCGCGTGGGCGCCGAGGGCACGCGGCGGCTCATGCGTGCGGCGCTGCCGCTGAGCGCGGCGACCGGGCACCGGGCGGGGCTGGTGGACCGCGTGGTGGAGGCGACGCCCGCCGGCTTCGCCTCCGAGGTCGCCCGGCTGGCCGTGCGGCTGACCCGCTCGGCGCACCTGCCCGCCCGGGTGGCGGAGAAGAAGGCGCTGCGGGAGCGCGACGAGGCCGTCAGGCGACTGGCGGACCACCGGGCCGAGGAGCTTGCGGCCATGCGGCGGACGTTCCTCGACCCCGGGGCGCCCTACCACGCGCTGCGCTCGGCCTTCGTACGCAAGGCGCGCCCGGCCGGCACGCCCGAACACCTCGCCCGGTACACCACGGCCGGGTACGCACCGTCACGCGTGTCCGATTTGTGA
- the hypA gene encoding hydrogenase maturation nickel metallochaperone HypA, giving the protein MHELSIATAVVESADAAARRHGAASVESVRLRVGELAGVVADALRFSFGLAAEGTALAGARLEIEEVPARARCGGCSGDFAVGSPPSLECPGCGRSAAELLTGRELEIAAVTLPEPDAPAGVPPPSLS; this is encoded by the coding sequence ATGCACGAACTGTCGATCGCGACCGCCGTCGTCGAGAGCGCCGACGCGGCCGCCCGGCGGCACGGCGCCGCGTCGGTCGAGTCCGTCCGCCTGCGCGTGGGCGAGCTGGCCGGCGTGGTCGCCGACGCACTCCGCTTCTCCTTCGGCCTCGCCGCCGAGGGCACGGCCCTGGCGGGCGCCCGGCTGGAGATCGAGGAGGTCCCGGCGCGGGCCCGCTGCGGCGGCTGCTCCGGTGACTTCGCCGTCGGGTCGCCGCCGTCCCTGGAGTGCCCCGGCTGCGGCCGGTCCGCGGCGGAGCTGCTGACCGGCCGGGAGCTGGAGATCGCCGCCGTCACCCTGCCGGAACCGGACGCCCCGGCAGGCGTCCCCCCGCCGTCCCTGTCCTGA
- the hypB gene encoding hydrogenase nickel incorporation protein HypB: MCRTVDLRHAVLAKNDGLAAELRADLTARGMTAVNLMSSPGSGKTALLERVLTRAGERGVAVAALTADLATENDARRLARSGAPVKQVLTGGLCHLEADQVREHLADWPPRATRALFVENVGNLVCPATYDLGESLRVVLMSVTEGEDKPVKYPTAFGLAHLVVLTKTDLAQPAGFDEEAFTAHVERVNPGVEVLRSSAHTGEGVDELLDRALAACSGVTPHRPVLARQHLERHGHTHGHPHGHESAPEAEGGRENAPEGPDEAASDVIAAPAGQPSDAVLQTVADGS; the protein is encoded by the coding sequence ATGTGCCGGACAGTCGACCTGCGCCACGCGGTGCTGGCGAAGAACGACGGGCTCGCGGCCGAGCTGCGCGCCGACCTCACCGCACGCGGCATGACCGCCGTGAACCTCATGTCCAGCCCCGGTAGCGGCAAGACGGCGCTGCTGGAACGGGTGCTGACGCGGGCCGGTGAGCGCGGCGTCGCGGTCGCCGCGCTCACCGCCGACCTCGCCACCGAGAACGACGCCCGGCGGCTGGCCCGTTCGGGTGCGCCGGTGAAGCAGGTGCTCACCGGCGGCCTGTGCCACCTGGAGGCCGACCAGGTGCGCGAGCACCTGGCGGACTGGCCGCCGCGCGCCACCAGGGCGCTGTTCGTGGAGAACGTCGGCAACCTCGTGTGCCCGGCCACCTACGACCTGGGCGAGTCGCTGCGGGTGGTGCTGATGTCCGTCACCGAGGGGGAGGACAAGCCCGTCAAGTACCCGACGGCGTTCGGCCTCGCGCACCTCGTCGTCCTCACCAAGACCGATCTCGCGCAGCCGGCGGGCTTCGACGAGGAGGCCTTCACGGCCCACGTCGAGCGGGTCAACCCCGGTGTGGAGGTGCTGCGTTCCTCCGCCCACACGGGCGAGGGCGTGGACGAGTTGCTGGACCGGGCCCTTGCCGCGTGCAGCGGGGTGACGCCGCACCGGCCGGTGCTGGCCCGGCAGCACCTGGAGCGCCACGGCCACACGCACGGCCACCCGCACGGCCACGAGTCCGCGCCGGAGGCGGAGGGCGGCCGGGAGAACGCGCCGGAGGGCCCGGACGAGGCGGCGTCCGACGTCATCGCCGCCCCGGCCGGGCAGCCGTCGGACGCCGTCCTCCAGACCGTCGCCGACGGTTCCTGA
- the hypF gene encoding carbamoyltransferase HypF, whose translation MTEGITETPHVPRPDTGPVETDPETDAGPEADPEAVLRRRVLVRGVVQGVGFRPFVHRLAGELALAGHVANTTGGVTAEVEGPAHAVEEFCRRLRADAPPLAHVADVRHETLAAVGEAAFTIRASESSAGGSAEQGAGHTRIPPDTATCADCLRELADPADRRYRHPFITCTHCGPRFTIATALPYDRATTTMAPFRMCPACRGEYHDPADRRFHTQPVACHACGPRLRLVPGAGSGVRAAEGERALGVARKLLAAGAIVAVKGVGGYHLACDAADEAAVARLRERKARGGKPFAVMCADLATATRLADVGAGERAALTGRHRPIVLLRRAEGPLPGLAGNVCSGSPDVGVMLPYTPVHELLFGLPGDAPGPRVLVMTSGNRSGEPIVTDDDEALDRLGGIADAWLTHDRRIDVPCDDSVVRVRADGRELVLRRSRGYAPTPLTLPVPVRPALAVGGDLKNALCLGAGTDAWFSPHLGDLGDLTALEAFGRGEQRLRELTGVRPEVLAADPHPRYHATRWARGRAGARADQPVLVQHHHAHIASTMAEHGLDGTGPVIGVAFDGTGYGADGAVWGGEVMLADYDGYRRVAHLAYAPLPGGDAAVANPCRTALARLRAAGVPWAPDLPCAAACTDEELRLLARQLERRVALVPTSSMGRLFDAVASLTGVCHRAGYEAQAAVELEAAAARVWRVGEPGPAPAYAFALRSRGTAGTPGVTVFDPAPVLADLAADVRRGTPAEVMAARFHRAVAAAVVTVCRRARHETGVRTVALTGGVFANALLDEACADGLDAGGFTVLRHRAVPPGDGGLALGQLMVAAREPLRTSPPTRRTEAGHVPGGTRTSGRNR comes from the coding sequence ATGACCGAAGGCATCACCGAGACACCGCACGTCCCCCGCCCCGACACCGGCCCTGTCGAGACCGACCCCGAGACCGACGCCGGCCCCGAAGCCGACCCCGAAGCCGTTCTGCGGCGGCGCGTGCTGGTGCGGGGCGTCGTCCAGGGCGTGGGGTTCCGGCCGTTCGTGCACCGGCTGGCGGGCGAGCTGGCGCTGGCCGGGCACGTCGCCAACACCACCGGCGGCGTCACCGCCGAGGTGGAGGGCCCCGCCCACGCCGTCGAGGAGTTCTGCCGACGGCTGCGGGCGGACGCCCCGCCGCTCGCGCACGTCGCCGACGTCCGCCACGAGACGCTGGCGGCCGTCGGCGAGGCGGCGTTCACCATCCGGGCCTCGGAGAGCAGCGCGGGAGGAAGCGCGGAACAGGGCGCAGGACACACCCGGATCCCGCCGGACACCGCGACCTGCGCGGACTGCCTGCGCGAGCTCGCCGATCCGGCCGACCGCCGCTACCGGCACCCGTTCATCACCTGCACGCACTGCGGACCGCGCTTCACCATCGCCACAGCGCTGCCGTACGACCGGGCCACCACGACGATGGCGCCCTTCCGCATGTGCCCGGCCTGCCGGGGCGAGTACCACGACCCGGCGGACCGCCGCTTCCACACCCAGCCGGTCGCCTGCCACGCCTGCGGCCCGCGCCTGCGGCTCGTGCCCGGCGCCGGGTCGGGCGTGCGCGCGGCCGAGGGCGAGCGGGCCCTCGGCGTCGCGCGGAAGCTGCTGGCGGCCGGGGCGATCGTGGCGGTCAAGGGCGTCGGCGGCTACCACCTGGCCTGCGACGCCGCCGACGAGGCAGCCGTCGCCCGGCTGCGGGAGCGCAAGGCGCGCGGCGGGAAGCCGTTCGCCGTGATGTGCGCCGATCTCGCCACGGCCACGCGACTCGCCGACGTGGGGGCGGGCGAGCGCGCGGCCCTGACGGGCCGACACCGGCCCATCGTCCTGCTGCGCCGCGCCGAGGGTCCACTCCCCGGGCTCGCCGGGAACGTGTGCTCCGGCAGCCCCGACGTCGGCGTCATGCTCCCCTACACCCCCGTGCACGAGCTGCTGTTCGGGCTGCCGGGGGACGCGCCGGGGCCGCGCGTCCTCGTCATGACCAGCGGCAACCGGTCCGGGGAGCCGATCGTGACCGACGACGACGAGGCGCTGGACCGGCTCGGCGGCATCGCCGACGCCTGGCTCACCCACGACCGCCGCATCGACGTGCCCTGCGACGACTCCGTGGTGCGGGTGCGGGCGGACGGCCGGGAACTCGTCCTGCGCCGCTCCCGCGGCTACGCGCCGACGCCGCTGACCCTGCCCGTGCCCGTCCGGCCCGCGCTGGCCGTCGGCGGGGACCTGAAGAACGCGCTGTGCCTCGGCGCGGGCACCGACGCCTGGTTCTCCCCACACCTGGGCGACCTGGGCGACCTCACCGCCCTGGAGGCGTTCGGCCGGGGCGAGCAGCGGCTGCGGGAGCTCACCGGCGTCCGCCCGGAGGTGCTCGCCGCCGATCCGCACCCGCGCTACCACGCGACGCGCTGGGCCCGGGGCCGCGCCGGGGCCCGCGCCGACCAGCCGGTCCTCGTCCAGCACCACCACGCGCACATCGCCTCCACCATGGCCGAGCACGGACTGGACGGCACGGGCCCGGTCATCGGCGTCGCCTTCGACGGGACGGGGTACGGCGCGGACGGCGCCGTGTGGGGCGGCGAGGTCATGCTGGCCGACTACGACGGCTACCGCAGAGTGGCCCACCTGGCGTACGCGCCGCTGCCCGGCGGGGACGCGGCGGTGGCCAACCCGTGCCGCACGGCGCTGGCCCGGCTGCGTGCGGCGGGCGTGCCCTGGGCGCCGGACCTGCCGTGCGCGGCGGCCTGCACCGACGAGGAGCTGCGGCTGTTGGCCCGTCAGCTGGAGCGGCGCGTCGCGCTCGTGCCGACGTCCAGCATGGGGCGGCTGTTCGACGCGGTGGCCTCGCTGACCGGTGTGTGCCACCGGGCCGGGTACGAGGCGCAGGCCGCCGTCGAGCTGGAGGCCGCCGCCGCGCGGGTCTGGCGGGTCGGGGAGCCGGGCCCGGCCCCCGCCTACGCGTTCGCCCTGCGGTCGCGGGGCACGGCCGGGACGCCGGGCGTCACGGTGTTCGACCCGGCGCCCGTCCTGGCGGACCTCGCGGCCGACGTCCGGCGCGGCACCCCGGCCGAGGTCATGGCCGCCCGGTTCCACCGGGCCGTGGCGGCGGCGGTGGTCACCGTCTGCCGCCGCGCCCGCCACGAGACGGGGGTGCGCACGGTCGCCCTCACCGGCGGCGTGTTCGCCAACGCGCTGCTGGACGAGGCGTGCGCCGACGGCCTCGACGCGGGCGGCTTCACCGTGCTGCGGCACCGCGCGGTGCCGCCCGGCGACGGCGGCCTGGCCCTCGGACAGCTCATGGTGGCGGCCCGGGAGCCGCTGCGCACTTCCCCACCCACGAGACGAACGGAGGCGGGCCATGTGCCTGGCGGTACCAGGACGAGTGGTCGGAACCGGTGA
- a CDS encoding HypC/HybG/HupF family hydrogenase formation chaperone, which translates to MCLAVPGRVVGTGERDGTPMAQVDFGGVTKDVCLAYVPEAQVGEYVIVHVGFALQRLDEESARASLRLFEELGLLDEEFGDAWGRAAAEAGADVPDAVAATATTDAAARSDEEVTR; encoded by the coding sequence ATGTGCCTGGCGGTACCAGGACGAGTGGTCGGAACCGGTGAGCGGGACGGCACCCCCATGGCGCAGGTCGACTTCGGCGGCGTGACCAAGGACGTGTGCCTGGCCTACGTGCCGGAGGCGCAGGTGGGCGAGTACGTCATCGTGCACGTCGGCTTCGCGCTCCAGCGTCTGGACGAGGAGTCGGCGCGGGCGTCGCTGCGGCTCTTCGAGGAGCTGGGGCTGCTGGACGAGGAGTTCGGCGACGCCTGGGGGCGCGCGGCGGCCGAGGCCGGCGCGGACGTCCCCGACGCCGTGGCGGCCACGGCCACCACCGATGCCGCCGCCCGGTCGGACGAGGAGGTAACCCGGTGA
- the hypD gene encoding hydrogenase formation protein HypD, producing the protein MKYIDEFHDPALARRLLDDIHTTVTRPWALMEVCGGQTHSIIRHGIDQLLPDSLELIHGPGCPVCVTPLEMIDKALEIASRPGVIFCSFGDMLRVPGTGRDLFQVKSAGGDVRVVYSPLDALDVARRNPDREVVFFGIGFETTAPANAMTVHEARRLGIANFSLLVSHVRVPPAVEAIMRAPHCRVQGFLAAGHVCSVMGTEEYPALAERYRVPIVVTGFEPLDILEGVRRAVRQLERGEHRVENAYPRAVREAGNAPALARIEEVFEVTDRSWRGIGTIPDSGWRLSDAFRAYDAEHRFEVGDVRTAEPAACRSGEVLQGLIKPHECEAFGTRCTPRTPLGATMVSSEGACAAYYLYRRLTPGAPAAREAAGREPVPAGATDAVKEASPLG; encoded by the coding sequence GTGAAGTACATCGACGAGTTCCACGACCCGGCGCTGGCCCGCCGGCTGCTGGACGACATCCACACCACGGTGACCCGGCCCTGGGCGCTGATGGAGGTCTGCGGCGGCCAGACGCACTCGATCATCCGGCACGGCATCGACCAGCTGCTGCCGGACTCCCTGGAGCTGATCCACGGCCCCGGCTGCCCGGTGTGCGTGACGCCCCTGGAGATGATCGACAAGGCGCTGGAGATCGCCTCGCGCCCCGGCGTCATCTTCTGCTCCTTCGGCGACATGCTGCGGGTGCCGGGCACCGGCCGGGACCTGTTCCAGGTCAAGAGCGCGGGCGGGGACGTCCGGGTGGTGTACTCGCCGCTGGACGCCCTCGACGTCGCCCGCCGCAACCCCGACCGCGAGGTCGTCTTCTTCGGCATCGGGTTCGAGACCACCGCGCCCGCGAACGCGATGACCGTCCACGAGGCGCGTCGGCTGGGCATCGCCAACTTCAGCCTGCTGGTCTCGCACGTGCGGGTGCCCCCGGCCGTCGAGGCGATCATGCGGGCGCCGCACTGCCGGGTGCAGGGCTTCCTCGCCGCCGGGCACGTGTGCAGCGTCATGGGCACCGAGGAGTACCCGGCGCTGGCCGAGCGGTACCGGGTGCCCATCGTCGTCACCGGCTTCGAGCCGCTCGACATCCTGGAGGGCGTGCGGCGGGCCGTGCGCCAGCTGGAGCGCGGTGAGCACCGGGTCGAGAACGCCTACCCGAGGGCCGTGCGGGAGGCGGGGAACGCCCCGGCGCTGGCCCGGATCGAGGAGGTCTTCGAGGTCACCGACCGGTCGTGGCGCGGCATCGGCACGATTCCGGACAGCGGCTGGCGGCTGTCGGACGCCTTCCGCGCCTACGACGCCGAGCACCGCTTCGAGGTGGGGGACGTGCGGACGGCCGAGCCCGCCGCCTGCCGCAGCGGCGAGGTCCTCCAGGGCCTGATCAAGCCGCACGAGTGCGAGGCGTTCGGCACGCGGTGCACGCCGCGCACCCCGCTGGGCGCCACGATGGTCTCCAGCGAGGGCGCCTGCGCCGCGTACTACCTCTACCGCCGGCTCACCCCGGGCGCGCCGGCCGCGCGGGAGGCGGCGGGGCGGGAACCCGTCCCGGCCGGCGCGACCGACGCCGTGAAGGAGGCGAGCCCCCTTGGCTGA
- the hypE gene encoding hydrogenase expression/formation protein HypE, which translates to MDVPEPEVVDPAAWTCPAPLRDHPSVVLGHGGGGALSAELMEHLFVPAYGNPTLAGLGDSAAVTLGGARLAFSTDSYVVRPLFFPGGCIGDLAVNGTVNDLAMSGAQAAYLSCGFILEEGVELSVVGRVAEAIGAAAEAAGVTVATGDTKVVEAGHGDGIYVNTSGIGLIPDGVDIRPQRAVPGDVVIVSGPIGLHGIAVLSLREGLEFGAGELASDTAPLNGLVAAMLRVTRDVHVLRDPTRGGVAATLNEIASASDTGVVLTERSLPVPEAVANACGFLGLDPLYVANEGRLVAVVPRAEADAVLAALRDHPQGRGAAVIGECVAEHPGMVVARTAFGGTRVVDLPLGEQLPRIC; encoded by the coding sequence CTGGACGTTCCGGAGCCGGAGGTCGTGGACCCGGCCGCGTGGACGTGCCCGGCGCCGCTGCGGGACCACCCCTCGGTGGTGCTCGGGCACGGCGGGGGCGGCGCCCTGTCGGCGGAGCTGATGGAACACCTCTTCGTCCCCGCCTACGGCAATCCGACGCTGGCCGGGCTCGGCGACTCCGCCGCCGTCACCCTGGGCGGGGCCCGCCTCGCGTTCTCCACCGACTCCTACGTCGTGCGCCCGCTGTTCTTCCCCGGCGGGTGCATCGGGGACCTCGCCGTCAACGGCACCGTCAACGACCTGGCGATGAGCGGGGCGCAGGCGGCCTACCTGTCCTGCGGATTCATCCTGGAGGAGGGTGTCGAGCTCTCCGTGGTGGGGAGGGTGGCGGAGGCGATCGGAGCGGCCGCGGAGGCGGCCGGCGTCACGGTCGCCACCGGGGACACGAAGGTGGTGGAGGCCGGGCACGGCGACGGGATCTACGTCAACACCTCCGGCATCGGTCTGATCCCCGACGGCGTCGACATCCGCCCGCAGCGCGCCGTGCCGGGCGACGTGGTGATCGTCAGCGGCCCCATCGGGCTGCACGGGATCGCCGTGCTCAGCCTGCGGGAGGGCCTGGAGTTCGGCGCCGGGGAGCTGGCGAGTGACACCGCGCCGCTGAACGGACTGGTCGCGGCGATGCTCCGCGTCACCCGTGACGTGCACGTCCTGCGCGACCCGACGCGCGGCGGCGTCGCGGCGACGCTCAACGAGATCGCCTCGGCGTCCGACACCGGCGTCGTCCTCACCGAGCGCAGCCTGCCCGTGCCGGAGGCCGTCGCGAACGCCTGCGGCTTCCTCGGCCTCGACCCGCTCTACGTCGCCAACGAGGGCCGACTCGTCGCCGTGGTGCCCCGGGCGGAGGCGGACGCCGTCCTGGCGGCCCTGCGCGACCACCCGCAGGGCCGTGGGGCGGCGGTGATCGGCGAGTGCGTCGCCGAGCACCCGGGCATGGTGGTGGCCCGCACGGCCTTCGGCGGCACCCGCGTCGTGGACCTGCCGCTCGGCGAACAGCTCCCCCGCATCTGCTAG
- a CDS encoding type 1 glutamine amidotransferase domain-containing protein, with amino-acid sequence MRVAFLAAPEGVEQVELTEPWQAVKDAGGTPELLSTQGGTLQAFHHLDKGDTFPVDREVGQAGMEDYDGLVLPGGVANPDLLRTDEQAVDFVKGFFERGKPVAVICHGPWTLIEADVVRGRRVTSWPSLRTDLRNAGATWVDEEVVRCEDGPNVLVSSRKPGDLKAFCTAFVREFQKIST; translated from the coding sequence ATGCGCGTGGCGTTTCTCGCCGCCCCCGAGGGCGTGGAACAGGTCGAGCTGACGGAGCCGTGGCAGGCCGTGAAGGACGCCGGCGGAACGCCGGAGCTGCTCTCCACGCAGGGCGGCACGCTCCAGGCGTTCCACCACCTCGACAAGGGCGACACCTTCCCGGTGGACCGCGAGGTCGGCCAGGCGGGGATGGAGGACTACGACGGCCTGGTGCTGCCCGGCGGCGTGGCCAACCCGGACCTCCTGCGCACGGACGAGCAGGCCGTCGACTTCGTGAAGGGGTTCTTCGAGCGGGGCAAGCCCGTGGCCGTCATCTGCCACGGCCCGTGGACGCTGATCGAGGCGGACGTCGTCCGGGGCCGCCGCGTCACGTCGTGGCCGAGCCTGCGAACGGATCTGCGCAACGCGGGCGCGACGTGGGTGGACGAGGAGGTCGTCCGCTGCGAGGACGGGCCGAACGTCCTGGTCAGCAGCCGTAAGCCGGGCGACCTCAAGGCGTTCTGCACGGCCTTCGTCCGCGAGTTCCAGAAGATCTCGACGTAG